The nucleotide window TGGACGTAGAAAGTGAACATTTTAACTAACCAAAGCTGATGGAGAACATAAAAGTCCCACATTATACACAAGGTGAGCTGAACAAAGCTTTATCAAGAAGTGAGCAGCAAAAACTAAGCTCAAGGGTTAACCAGGAATTATAAAATACAGGTTATCCCACAACATCCGAAGCCTATCTGTTGCCTCAACAAGTCTTGATGCTCTGTACTAAATTCTTAGTGGTTACACCTTCACATGCCATCATGATTTGACATTTCTCTAATGTCAAATAAGTCATTAAGCCTGTAACCAGACAGGAATCTTAATTCCAGTTTGAATCTGCAACCAATACTGAGtaagaagaaatcaaattatGCAATTATGAAATGTGATAGCAGCATTTAGCAACAAACTCTGCACACCCCTTCTCTTCCTACATGGCTCCACAAACACTCCCTTCTGCTTTTTATCTGGCACTTGACCCCTCCAagccctctccctcctcttggtcctctctgtgctggcagagccctccTCCAGGACCTGCAAGGTAGAAGGTGTGGGGGAAGCAGTGTGCTAGAAAGCATCCCTGTCCACAGTGTGGCTCTCCCTACCCCAGAACACTTTCCCATCCTGGGAGGGGGGCAGCCTCTGATGGTGCTGTTCTATTTACCTGCTGCAAGCTGACACAGACCTTGGGGGCAGGGATCACCTTGCCCAGGCTCCCAGCCCACAAGGGTACCAGTGCACCTAGGACAAGCACTTAAGGCTGTTTTCCTTGCCATGTACACATCCTTCACTGCCAGAGCTGTTCCAACAAGCTCATCTCCttataacacagaaaaattctgtCATTTAAGTTATCCTTATCTTTGTCTCCCCCCAAAATACTGAATGTTCATTTTGGAAGTGTTACTAACAATTGCCATTTCAATGGATGGGCcttaaaagcaacaaaataaaatatttagttaCAGAAGACAAACAGTGCTGTTCCAGAAACACCAGACTGCTGAAATCCAAATAGCACCAAAAGGCAGTTTTGGTAAAGATTTCACAGAAAAGCCTTAAGAGGCAtggaataaaaaacaaaaacacgAGTTAACCAGGAACAACCAGTAGCTAATGAGTGTCCATGCTCATTTGGCTCAGTCTtatatggttttgttttgaaaaaacaACCGACCAAGCAAACCACTATTCCAAAGTGCTTATTTGGAGATCTCTACAGAGATATACAAAATGAATGTGTAATGCCTGCCTGGGacaaaacttcagaaaaatataattttcattccAAAGCAggtaattttgaaatattaagaggttttgctggaaagaaaaattattgtgCAGTTCCACTATCCACAAATAATCCACAAGGATACAGAAACAGATTTATGTCCAATAAATGTTTGGAGAACACCTATTTCTGGTTCAGAGTGAGTAAGATACTGCTTTTTCCATATTCCTTCCATATAAAAGTAAAGGTATATATATTAATCAATTAATTTATGGattaaattagtattttacTTACAGCCAATAAGCTGATTCtacaaaaagaaatgttttctttagcaCATATTGACTAATAAAAATAACCTGTATAACCTTCTTAATAAGAActctaatttttatttataaaacgGTAAATTCTAATACTCATCCAGAGGCAGAGTAGTACAGAAAAATCCTGCAATAacaaataagattaaaaaattagGATATGGTGGATAGGCAAAAGGCCCAAGAAGTCTGTGTTGGTAACAATGTGAATTCTCTTATGCATATTGTCCATTTCACTCTGTATCATGAAGTTCATTTGCTAACTTTagatgatttaattttctttatgtcACGGCTTTGCAAAATCAAGGTcccatttctgaattttccaaCTTGTCCTGCAGGCCAAATGCTAGGCActgatttcttccttttggCCTTCCTGAAatagggagagaaaaaacaataattaaaagaaacagcagaaacatATGTAAATGCTTAATATGGCGAAAAAGTCACCTATTTATACAGAGTTTGGTTCTATGGAGTATCAAACCACAGCATGTAAAGATTCAGAACGTTTTTCCTTCACAGACATGCAAAATTTGCAGCACATTGCATgacttacatttttaaaatgtttagaaaCACAAAGATTTTTGGATAGAGAAGGAAGATAGAGTACAGAGGGAACCTGCTGCACTAGGATTAAGAAATGTCAGCTCACTTTCAAGCCTCTGCAGAATGTTGCCTGTGCtttgcagaaattatttcttaggGCAAATGCTCTAAGCAAGTAGTATCTCATGAGTCTGCTCATAGGCATTTTTCATCCCTCTGACTTCCAGCTGCAGTCTTAAAACATGTTGGAGCAGAACTGACATACTTCCAAGTAAAGCTGTGAAACTGAAGCCTCTGTTACTGCTAGTCATAGAGCAGTGTCACCATTTTTTGAGAGCTCAGCACTTGGAGAATTGTGTTGCACTGTGATGTGCATGATTTCTGAAGTAAGACTGTGCAATTCCATAAGGGAGATACACTGGAGAGGCCATGTCAAAAACACCTTACCTCTCcttctgttctttctgcttcttcttcttcttaacAGCATCACCTTTATGTTCCTGCTTTTAAAGACAcatgttttaatgaaaaacgAACAGAGCATGTTGGTTGAACAACCACCTGCACAAATAGCAAGCAATAAGTAGCCTTTGCttcacagagcagcaggcactTAAAGCAAGCTGGGAGACCTGAAGGAACAAGTGATGCAACACATTATGGAGCCACTGCCAGGAGTGCCCAGAGCCCTTCCTAATGCCTTACAGGAAGTACAGCCCACTCATGATCAACATGCCATCCTTGCCACGTGCAGAAGCAGAGGCTTCCTTCTCGGGCATGTGACAGGTCCTAGGGTCAGAAGATGGACTTGCTAGCAGGCAGGTGTGTCCTGTCACCCAGCTGAGGGCAGCTGTCAAATAACAGGGTTCAGCTGTGACTGGTCATGCACTGGATGCACTTTGAGCCACATGACAAGAGGAGAAGTAGGTCCCTGGGTAAGAGGGTGACAGGAAGCCAGCTGACAGAGCAATTACCAGCCCCACCAGCCTGCTCCCACCTACGTGAGAAGGCTCCATAGGGAGGCAGAGAGTAGGCTTAGAGCCAGATGGGCTGTCCTAGAGAATGGATGAAACAGAAACCTCACCCTTGCTTTAAATAATGAGTAAGATCCTAGATGGAATTGTGCTGATAAAAAAGCAGTTGAAGATCCGGCTCTCTGTGGTTAGACAACATGCAACAAACTTTAATTGGGGACCATTTTGTTTCGTCTTAAGAGGAAAGGATTAAAAAACCCTCTGCTGATTTTGTGTCATCAGCCCATCAGCCTGGAAGGGCGAGGCAGTGAAACTGACCACAACACAATCCTAATTCTGTGCCTTCATACTGCACACAACCAGCTTTTACCAATGAGATAATCCTGTGGGAGCCAGGAAACCCatccacagggagcagcaggtgtCAAACTCAGGCACTCCTCCTACACCTGAGGCATTATCTGTCAGGCTCTTGGGCTGGCTCCTACATTCTGCCTTTCAATAcagaaaaattcaaacaaaCCTTTTCCTTATCAGCATCCTTcgctgcttttttctctttcagtttctCTTGGTAAGTCCTGTAATTCACATGTGCCTTTTTGGGGGGCTGTAAAAAAGAGAGGTATCtctaattaaattttcaaatagGTTCAAAAATGATTCACAGACTTGCACAGACAAAATTTTTCACGTGGTAGTGGCAAAACATTAATAATGCTTATAGTTCCTTTTGAGTGAGAGGAATGGACTTAAGGGATTGTATCAAAGGGATTTGTACACAAATTGTATCTTGGTGAAGACAGTAGAGAGAGACAATAATGCTCTGTTATCAGTCCTACAAGGTTTACACATACACTGAgctaggaaaaaaccccacttcctaaaaaacacctaaaatattatattttcttctacACTAGTTATGAAGAACTAAGAAACCACTTATCCATCTTTAACTCACTGGGagaaagaagttttaaaaagtaagtCCCTCTCTCCAACTACTTATTTTTGAATGGCCTGattaaaaattcataaatgTTGGTTTTCAGCCTGATCAGTCATATTTCATCTATATTACTTCCCTGATAACACAGCTGTAATAATTTTCCAATCATCTATGAAAATAGACAAGACAGAATAGATGATGTAAAAGTAAGGATGAAGTGGGAGCAGGGTCATGGCAGAGGATCTTGTGTTTTAAGAGTAATACCAAAGCCCCTCATGTTCTTTACTGCTTTTCTGCACTGTCACAGTTGGGTGATCTCCAGCACAAACCAAAGGACAATTACCTTGGCTCCCAGCATGATGGCACGTTCCTGTTCCCAAATACGTTGCTCCTGCTTCTTGTAGCCGGTGATCCCAAACTTGTGCACTTCCAGGCGAGCCTAGAACATTACAGAAAACTGCAGGCATTTCATAATGTCCAACTTGTTGTAAAGCAATGCCTGGCAGAGTGCAACAAAATCATACTCCTGAGGAAATCCTGACTAATACTGGAAATTGGTgcactgtaaaataaaactgatttcaCAGCTATACTGCAGAGCAGTTAACCACTGTCAAATTCATCTCTGGATGGTGAGGACTGTCAGGGGGACAATTTTCAATTCTCCTAATTTCACATAGAGTAACACATGGAATGGATTTCCTCCATGTAAAAAATGAGCACTTAAACACTGCAAAACATGGATGGGCAGATGGTGAAGTGGTTTGACTAAACACAGAGTTAACACTACACACAAACACCTTAGCAAAACCACTAATCAAaccacaatttttttaaaatcagtaatTAAATTCCTACTCTTCTTAGCAGTACAGAGGTCCATGCAGAATCTTCAGTGAGAGATTCCACTGGATCATAGCACATCCTGAGCAGAGATTAGGCACATAAAACTTGCAGAGATCTGCAAACAAATTAGTAGCTAAGGTGGCCAAAGTTAGTTATGCACATGTAAGAAGAGATAAGAATAAAAAGACAAATGGAAAAAGCCATTTGTTGTTCCAAAAAACAGATGCcaacacacttttttttcccattagtCCCACCATAGCATTCTCAAATATACACATACATGTAACTCCACACTAGTGACATTAGACTGATCCTACTGACTTACCTTTTCAAAGTTAAATTCTTGTCtgacttcatttttctcttcattcacTATTTGGgtctaaaaacaaaacaaaacagaacatttcaaattaatatGACAAATAACCCCAGTTTAAATGCTGACTGTGATAGCTTTttgaaaaacagtgaaatgtAAAGTCAGTTGTATGGAATACTGCACCAGTTTCCAGCAGTATTTTTTCCTAGCTTTATTACCTGTACCTATTAAAAGAGACAATTTCAATGGCATTTTTCTAGGTAAGTAAAACTGCCACATGTGAACTATGCATCACTCATATCTCCATTTCCAAACCTGTACCAACAGCTAATGgaggacagaatttttttccaaacagtgCAGTGGTAATAGTGCATGTACTCACAGCTGGGGCAACATACAGCACAAGCTTGATTCCTAACTGCATGGACATATATTGGTGTCCATATCCAGCATCACTACTGCCAGAGAACCAGCTCCAAAGGGTACAATGTCAGGAAATGGCAAAATCCACTCAGCACAGGCTGAAGAACTTGCTCCAAATGAGCTCAGTGAAAACTACATCTTTTCTACTCCATGATTTACACAGAAATTTTTCATCCACAGTTCTCAGTTTGGAAAAGGACTCTCCAGTGGGAACAGACTAAATCCTAGAAAGAAAACTCACAAAATCCCCAGGGAGAGAGTTACATGCTTACTTGTTACAGGAGTGTCCCACATGGGACACTGTGGAGCAGTTACAAATATCCCAGGGTTATTTTAGACTGTCTGCTTTCTGATTTCAGGGAGGATGTGCTGAGCCACCTGAGTGgaagctctgcctcctcccaaGCATGCTGATACAGGCAGGCAAACAGCCATCTGTTCAAGACATTACCCTGTTCACCTTCCCAAGGGTACAATCCACTCAGAGGAAACAGGAGTACTACATAAGCATTAAAGCTGAACTGAAATACATTTCATGCATTTCCTTTTCACTCTCCAGGACCTCAGGGCACAGTGAGTCACAAGTTCAGGCCCAAGGGTTACACCAGGGCTTCCCTCTGCATCCACCACAGCCAaactcctcccagctctgcaaaggCTTCTATGTAGAATTGTGATTTCAACCACAAATAAACGTGGTTATCTTCAGATCATTTTGCTAACAAGCCTAATACCAGTATTTTCAGGCAGAAAAGCTATAAAAAAACTTAAGAAAAATTTTAGAGGAAAACATGCTGGAAAAAACACATTAGTTTATGGATTCAAACAACTGTTTGAGTCTCTTGAAGTTGGCAATTCCAAGCAATCAAACCCTCAATATCAGTAAGTCTCTGAATTCAACACAGCCTTATGTTGGCCCATCAGAGCTTATTTTAGAATGGGCTTCTTATCTTATGGCCATAAAGACAACTCAAGGAGAACAACCAGAGAAGATGTAAAATCTGGAGACTAATCAACCTCTCTGCCCAGCTTCCAGCCAAAGCTATCCAGACCTCCCTGTTGAAGCAACTCAGCTACAGGTTTAGCCAGTGCAAAGCAGTTTAGCAGTGACAAACCAAACCAGAGGATTGAGATCTAATGCTGTTATGCCTTCCCCCACTGACCACCTAACACTGATCCTCCAAGACAGATGCTGCTTGTcaacagccagtgctgctgagatACCAGAGAAGAGGAGCAAGTTTTGGCACCTCACATCCACAGATACTGACAGTTACAGAGCAGCAGACAAAACTCATGGGCACCGCAGTAACCAAGAGGCtttgctttccatttctttcactTCCTGCCATAACATCAGGCCTGTcagcaatttattttgctgaatcAAATACATGATTCTTATCCGGAGATCTTCTGAAATTGAAAAACCGGTCTTCAAGtcctgccccctcccctgcttGATCCTGCCCTGTTTCCAGCAGCCCCACTGGGAATCAGCAGGACTAGATGCCATCGAGCTGAGCACGTGGATGGCCAAAGCATCCGGATTTCCAGGCAGCGGGACAAACAGGAGAGGGCAGGGGGCGCGGGAAGGggcgggaagggaaggggcgGCTCGGGCCCGTGTGCCCCACCCGTGCCCTACCTGTGCCGGGCCGGCGGGCGCTGCGGCGGGGCCGTGCcgctccttcctcttcctcgcGCGGAACACCACGACCTCCacggcgggcggggcgggggccggcggggcagcgccggcggcgCTCAGCTCGGCCCGCAGCTCCCCGAAGAAGCCGcgggccccgcgccgcccgcccgccgcctgCTGCGGCTCCGGCTCCCGTCTCTCcgcctccttctcctcttctttctccGCTGGCGGCGGCACTGCTCTCGCTCCGCCATCCCCCGCAGCACCCCGAGCGCCGCCGGGCTCCTCACCTGTGCCGAGCACATGCCGTGGGTCAGCTCCAGAGCGCCCGCGCCCGGCCCCCCTCCCCTCCGTTCCCCGGCCCCCAGGGAGGATCGCGGTGCCGGcgcagcgcccggcccggccccgcgcacCCACCCAGGTCGTAGAGGGCGCCGAGCACCGCCTCCAGCCGGCGGCGCGGCTCCCGCGGCCCCATGGCTGCCGCGGCGGGCGagcgggcgggccgggccggcgtGTGACCCCCGGCGGCTCCCGTCGCAGCCGACATGGCGCCGCCCATGGCGCGGTGCCCCCGCCCTCCTTCGCCGCACCGCAGCAggcagccgggccggggcggcgcggggccaTGGGCGccgcgggaggcggcggcgggcggcagGGCAGCGCGGCGGGCTAGGGCGGGCgagcggggcgcggggcggcgcggcggaGCTCGCAGGACCATGGCgacagcggcggcggcggctcccgggcGGGCGCGGCGAGGGGCGCCCATGTACTCGGTaggcggcagcggcggcgggagcggtGCCGcggggaaggggctgctcaCCTCACGGCGCCGCGGCGGTGCGGCTCTCCCTGAAGGGGAACGACGGCGCTTGGCGCAGTCTGCCCCTCCACCCCTTACCCCGGTGTGTGTCCCCGGAGGGAGGGACGAGGCCTTTCCCCGGCCCGGCGGGTCCGGATGTTTTCCCTCAGCAGTTCGCGTCCCGCGCGCCCATCTCTGTCTCGGCCGCTCCTTCCCTTTCTGTCGTGTCAGTCGCGACAGGCAGCGCTGCGGATCCGAGCGCCGCGGctcccctcagggctgtgcGAAGGCCGGCGGGTGAGCGGAGGTGGAGGTGTCTCCTCACGGAGGCTGTGTCTCTGTGCGGGGCAGCTCAGCCCCGCACAACCTGGCCTGCCTGCCGTGGTGAACCCAGCTCGGGGAGGGAGGCTCTCGTGGGGATGGAGTGGCCGAGAAGGGTTTTCCCATGTCACATAGTGCAAATTACTTTATTGACCTTGTTTgttccctgcagctcctttgcCAGCCTCAAACAAGGCTGGTTTGAGTGTGGGGTGCTAAACCTCACCTCTCTGCAAGCATTTGGAGGAGGGAAGTAGGGAGAGAGGGAAACAGCTCCTTGTTCCGGCAGAGATGCCCAAACTTCACTTCTGTGTCTTGTCTGCATGCTGGTATCCCAAGGGCATCGCCAGCACCACTGTTAGATTGCATATCCTAGTTGTATGGAAGCAGAGGAGttccaggctcctgctgctttgcttcCACACTTCACCACTACTGCAGTAACAGTGCATGTCACTGAATTTTCAGATGTCCAGGTTTCCAAAAGTTGTGTTTTCTAAGTGTGCTCTCTACCAGCTGGCAATTGAAGTTGGAACAACAACCTGGCTGTAAGCACAGTTACAAATCTTTAGTATTTGGTAAAGTGTGTGGTTTGGCTCCCTCAGTGCTCCTTCAGAACAGGATGTGAAAATAACTATTGCCATGGAGAGAAATCAGTTGCAGGTCAAGTCTGAAAACATCAGATGAAGAGCAGAGGCAGACAGGTGATTTTTCAATGGGTCCTTACAAAACTCTGCTCACCAGAGCTGTTCTCTGGAACAGCTGTAGCAGTGCAGTGATGCTGATGTGGCTGATAAAGCCCGTGCTGAGGGCTGGCTTTCTTTGTCTGGATTTCATGTAGTTGCAGATTGCAGGATTTGAACTTTTGTAACTGGCATAAATGTTGCTTAGATTTTCTGAGCAATGACTTGTCACATACTGATCTGAGTAGGTGGTACTTAGAGCCGAATAATATTTTCTGCTACTATTCTGAGctatcttttttattattattattattattattattattattattattattattattattattatagaaAATAAGGGGtttatttctggtttatttttaatcaagGGAGTTGATATAAGGTGTCAACAGCAACAGAGGCCTAATAGAAACTATTTCCAGTCATCTTAACAGATCTTAGCTTACTCATCTCTTGCAAAACAGTAACCAGTTGAAAGCTGTGAAAGAAGAGAGGTGGAAAGTTGTAATGCTAAATCACATAGGacaaaaacccctaaaaatttTATGTTAATAGAGGTCTGGGTTTAATACCTGTATGGGATTGTTTCGAAAATCCCAGGCGAGTTTGTTCTGCAGTTACTGTGAGGTAATTCTCTAAACTGCAGCTGTGGAAAGAAAAGTTATACAATCTACTAAATGCAATTATAATAGAGAGATGTTCTCCAAATTTGCCTGTCCTGTGTGGGTAAAAGAACTTGAGAAGGTCAAAGACTATAGTAGGAATTGTGTCCtccaataaaacaaaactgactTTTGATGTTGATGAGACTTTGAAGGATTTTTTGTCATTCTTAAGTGGAGATATTCctgatttgttttgatttattctGCCGTGTGGTGATGAATGGACAGGAGCTAAGGGTTTGCTCTCTACTAAATGTCAGCTGCTCTGATAGTGTTGCTGATGTGGCTCTGGTTGGCTGGCAGTGAAAACTGACTCCCTCTCCCAAGGCTGAAAACCCACCTGCCACTGCTGGGtattttgtttgtctgttgCTGGTGTTCCCCTGTGTGTTTGCTGGCCAGGCTTTCCATTCAGCACCAGAAAAGGTCAGTGTAAGAGCCCATGAAACATGTTTTATCCTTCATAATCAGATTGGTTCCGCATGGGTCATATATAGAAGGAGGAGGCGGATTGAATGAAAAGATTGCCAGTGCTACCCTTCAAGTGGTACTGTGGAAAAAGAcataagcatttttatttttagtatctTTTAATAAATATACTTGGTCATAACTAATACTTctatatttttgtttcacagaGGCTTAGTCCACTTGTCTTACTTATTTGGTGGCTGTCGGTGTTTTGAAGTTTAGAGAAATACAATTTCAGTCTTGGGAAGACTGAAGGGTCATTCATACAAACTG belongs to Oenanthe melanoleuca isolate GR-GAL-2019-014 chromosome 3, OMel1.0, whole genome shotgun sequence and includes:
- the C3H1orf131 gene encoding uncharacterized protein C1orf131 homolog — its product is MSAATGAAGGHTPARPARSPAAAAMGPREPRRRLEAVLGALYDLGEEPGGARGAAGDGGARAVPPPAEKEEEKEAERREPEPQQAAGGRRGARGFFGELRAELSAAGAAPPAPAPPAVEVVVFRARKRKERHGPAAAPAGPAQTQIVNEEKNEVRQEFNFEKARLEVHKFGITGYKKQEQRIWEQERAIMLGAKPPKKAHVNYRTYQEKLKEKKAAKDADKEKEHKGDAVKKKKKQKEQKERIFLYYSASG